The DNA region TCGGTACCTCTCACCGGGTTTTAATCCATTTACAGTTGTTGTGGGGCTATTTGGGTTGGCGAAAGTAACGGCTGTAGTGTTGCTGGTGGTGGTGTTCGTCCATACACCTGTCCCAACTGTCGCTGTATTTCCTTCAAGGGTATAACTACTGGCAGCACAGATACTTTTATCAGCCCCTGCATTGGCAACGGTTAATGCAGGATCAACATTTATTGTAACGGTTACCGGTGTTCCGGGACAGCCTGTAGCAGAATGAGGTGTGATGATATAGGTTACACTTCCTTGTATTGTTCCGGTATTGATGAGCACATCATTTAGAATTGTTATTGCAGCAGGAGTTGAATTACTGGTGTTCCCTGTTACGCCATTAGCTGGAGTACTGGTCCAGGTATAGGTAGTCCCCGATAAATTTGAGGTTAATGCAATATTGGTCGATTCGTTGCTGCATACTGTAGTTTTTGCCGGTGTAGCAGTGAGTATAGGTTTTGGTGTAATGGTAACTGTAAGGGTAAAAGTTTCGCCCGGGCAGCCATCATTGTTAGATGTTATCGTATAGGTAACGGTGGCGTTATTTAAAGGATCACTGTTCGATAATAAATCAGCTATAAGGATGCCGGGTGCTGCTGAGTTTGCATAGCCGCTTGCATTGGTTGAGCCTGTTGCGGTCCAGGTGTAAGTGGTATTAACCAGATTGGACGTAGGTGCATAATTTGCCCGGGTATCTGTACATATACTTTTTGTCGGACTGCTGGTAATGAGTATTTCTTTTTTTATGATAATTCTAACTTCATCTGTAACACTGGAGCATGGGGCTTCAAGTTGTGTGTCCGCTGTGAAATTCAGCACGACTAATCCATTTGTTCTTTCCTGAGCAGTTGGAATGTAAGTGGTAACAGGGTTGGTTCTGTCTCCAAACGTACCCAATCCACCAACCCATCTCTGATTGGTTATGGCGCCGGTGTTAGCGGCACTGAGCTGTACCATATTTTGCGTAAAGCAAATGGTCTGATCTGGTCCGGCATTGATCTGCGGGGCTGGGAAAAATTCTAAAATTTGACTGTCCTTTACGCCTAAGGGATTACATGTATTTTTATGGGTTACTGTAATTTTATAGGCTATGTTTCTTTTAAAATTAATTGATGGATATTTTGTATTTGGTCCCGTTCCATCTTCGAAGCTATAATCAGCGTTGGTTAAAGGCGTACCGGCAATATCTGTAACTTCCCATGTATATGTGTCTGAAAGAGGGATTTGGGTTCCTGTGAGCGTTGTTGTTGTTACGGTTCCAGGGGCATCATCAAATTTATAGGTGCCTAAAGTGCAGAGTTTCTTGTCAGGGGATAAAACTGCTACCGCCGGGCCATTTATAATCACAATCGGATCAGGAGAAACGGTTCTGAAAACACCACAGGAACCTGAAGTTATTTCGAGTGCAATAGTATATACCCCTGGTTCAGTAAGATTAAATTCAGGATTAGGGATTCCGTTTGTAAATGTTGTAAAGCGAACTCCATTTGCATTGGTCACTATCCAGTTATAAGTATGGTTTGGGGGTGGGGTACAACCTGGGTCAATAAACGACTTGTCCTGTACACGCACAGTAAATGGGGCGCAACCGGTAGTTCCCCCAATAATATCGAAAGCTGGCCGAGGGGGCTCCTGTATACAAATGGTCGTGGTAAATTCACTGGGCAGGCAAATTCCTACACCGTTTGAGGCAACCAATCTTATCGTATGGATACCCTTTGTAGTAAATGTATAGTCTAAAGGATCTGTATTAGATGTTTCTTTCACTTTAACTCCATCTACATACCATGTATAATCCATGATTGGAGAACAGTTAGCCCTGGTACCACCAATTGAGGCATTTGTAAACCTAATAGATGTATTAATACAACCAACAGAGTTTACTGGTGTAATTCGTGCGATAGGGTTAATGAACACCTGCGCATAGGCTGTTACTGGTCTGCTAAAGTTACAAATCAGACTGATGGCATTTATTGTTGCCTTGAAAGAGTTGAGTATAGGAGGGTTTCCTGGAATTGCTGGTTCGCCACAGGAGCTTCTGGTATAATTATGCGAAACCCTTGATGCGTTGTTGACTACGTCATAAAGTGTAGATTCACTGGTCGAGCCATCACCCCAGTCTACTCTATAGATGGTTCCAGGGTAATTGTTGTCTATACCACCGGCTAATGCAAGCTCAAATGATACCCTTGCCGTTTGCCCCGGCCCATTGATGCAGCCAATATTTTGTCCGCTGTCCTGAATGTTCACCAACAGGGGAGTATTGTGCAAAAAATAGGATCGGATAGATTTTACATCAACTCCCCCAATATTAGTTGTTGATGTAACCGTTACTGAATAATATCCTAAATCTATTCCTGTCAGATCTACTCCGGTACCTATAATCTCATTAAAATTTGTGGAAGTTCCGGTCTTCAGGTTTTTCAAAGTAATGACAACTGAACTTGGCGCTGCAGCATTGCTTTTTACCATCATGCTCTGGCCATTGATTGCTTCGGCCGGACACCAACCAATATGATCAGGCCCGAGAACCCTGTTTTGATTGCTTGGTGTAAGTGTTATAGTGGGGGCTGTCACATTACGAATATCTATTGTTCCAGGAACAGCGATAGTTTGAGCGGGATCGCTGGCTACAATCCTTAATTTGTAGCCATTTCCCGCTGGTAAAGCCGGTAGGATTCCATTAATGAAAGGAGTGTAAAATCCAGTAAATGAGCCTATTTGTGTGCCGTTTCCCGCGAAATTTCCTGAAGCGTCTGAGATATATAGGGTAAAGCTATTTCCGATACCAAATTCTGATTGATTGTTTGGAAAATTAATCGGAACCGTTACGGTACTTCCGCTGCCATACGGCCCTGCATCAACCGTACCAATAGTGATCTGAGAAAATACCTCAGATATTTGGAATAAAACGAGAGCAACTACTAAAATGAGTAAACGTTTTACCATATACACGGGATGCTGTATAAAAGTAAATATTTTTTTGCTCTAATTAATTATTTTGTATTAAAACGGGCCAAAATAAAAAAAAGCCACGGAATTCTGTTCCGTGACTTTCTTCTTATTTAAATATGGTTTTTGTGATTACATCATGCCGCCCATGCCGCCGCCGCCCATTGGAGGCATACCAGCACCGCCGGCAGGAGCATCTTCAGGATCATCAGCCAATACACATTCTGTTGTTAACAACATTGCTGCGATAGAGGCTGCGTTTTCCAATGCTACACGACCAACTTTAGTAGGGTCAATAACACCTGCTGCGATCAGGTTTTCATAAACATCTGTACGTGCATTGTAACCAAAGTCAGCTTTGCCTTCTTTAACTTTCTGTACAACGATAGAACCTTCAATACCAGCATTCTGGCAAATCTGACGTAATGGCTCTTCGATAGCACGCTTAACGATAGCAATACCAGTAGTTTCGTCTTCGTTAGCACCTTTCATGCCTTCCAATGCTTCAATCGCGCGGATGAAAGCCACACCACCACCTGCAACGATACCTTCTTCAACCGCTGCACGGGTTGCATGTAAAGCATCATCAACACGGTCTTTTTTCTCTTTCATTTCAACTTCAGAAGCCGCACCTACATAAAGAACTGCAACACCACCAGCTAATTTAGCCAAACGCTCCTGTAGCTTTTCTTTATCGTAATCAGATGTTGTAGTCTCAATCTGAGCTTTGATCTGGTTCACACGGGCTTTGATGTCTTCAGACTGACCAGCACCATTAATTACAGTAGTATTGTCTTTATCAACAACAACTTTTTCAGCAGTACCTAAGTAGCTCAGATCTGCATTCTCTAATTTATAACCTCTTTCTTCAGAAATAACAGTACCACCGGTTAAGATCGCGATGTCTTCCAGCATGGCTTTTCTGCGGTCGCCAAAGCCTGGTGCTTTAACGGCAGCAACTTTCAGTGAACCACGGATTTTGTTTACTACCAATGTAGCTAAAGCCTCGCCGTCTAAATCTTCAGCGATGATCAGTAATGGCTTGCCGGTTTGAACTTGTTTTTCCAGAACAGGCAGCAATTCTTTCATGTTGCTGATCTTTTTGTCATAGATCAAAATGTAAGGGTTTTCTAATTCCGCTTCCATTTTATCTGCATTGGTTACAAAGTATGGAGATAGGTAACCGCGGTCAAATTGCATACCTTCAACTGTTTTTACTTCAGTTTCAGTACCTTTTGCCTCTTCAACGGTAATTACACCGTCTTTACCAACTTTACCCATTGCTTCAGCAATCAGCGCACCAATTACTTCGTCGTTGTTGGCAGAAATCGCAGCAACCTGTTTAATTTTGTTGTTGTCTTCGCCTACAGTCTGCGACTGTGATTTCAGGTTTTCAACGATGGCAGCAACAGCTTTGTCAATACCACGTTTCAAATCCATAGGGTTTGCACCGGCAGCTACGTTTTTAATACCCGCAGTAACAATTGCCTGTGCCAGCACAGTCGCAGTTGTAGTTCCATCACCTGCAATATCAGCAGTTTTAGAAGCTACTTCTTTCACCATCTGCGCACCCATGTTTTCAATAGGGTCTTTCAGCTCAATTTCT from Pedobacter africanus includes:
- the groL gene encoding chaperonin GroEL (60 kDa chaperone family; promotes refolding of misfolded polypeptides especially under stressful conditions; forms two stacked rings of heptamers to form a barrel-shaped 14mer; ends can be capped by GroES; misfolded proteins enter the barrel where they are refolded when GroES binds) — protein: MAKQVKYNVEARDALKRGVDTLANAVKVTLGPKGRNVIIDKKFGSPAITKDGVTVAKEIELKDPIENMGAQMVKEVASKTADIAGDGTTTATVLAQAIVTAGIKNVAAGANPMDLKRGIDKAVAAIVENLKSQSQTVGEDNNKIKQVAAISANNDEVIGALIAEAMGKVGKDGVITVEEAKGTETEVKTVEGMQFDRGYLSPYFVTNADKMEAELENPYILIYDKKISNMKELLPVLEKQVQTGKPLLIIAEDLDGEALATLVVNKIRGSLKVAAVKAPGFGDRRKAMLEDIAILTGGTVISEERGYKLENADLSYLGTAEKVVVDKDNTTVINGAGQSEDIKARVNQIKAQIETTTSDYDKEKLQERLAKLAGGVAVLYVGAASEVEMKEKKDRVDDALHATRAAVEEGIVAGGGVAFIRAIEALEGMKGANEDETTGIAIVKRAIEEPLRQICQNAGIEGSIVVQKVKEGKADFGYNARTDVYENLIAAGVIDPTKVGRVALENAASIAAMLLTTECVLADDPEDAPAGGAGMPPMGGGGMGGMM